The nucleotide sequence TCAGATAAGGACTTCTGCTTTAGTGACGTTTTTCCTGCGCTAGTTGCTAGATCATCAGCATTTGACTGAGAAAATACGGCCAACAAAGTGCTTTCAATTAACGGCACGTGCTTTTTAGCGGCTTCTTCGTTATCTGAACCACGAACGAGTAATTGTACGCGTATTTCAACAAAACGATCTCGAGCGGCTCCTGGTACATTAAAACGAAAAGGCCTAGGCATTGGAACATATAGGGCCGAGCCAAGTTCTGCATTTGGCTCTGATGTTGCTGCCATTTCGCTATCAGTGCCTGAATCTAAAGCGGCATCAAGCTCTGCTTGTGATACTTCATCTTCACCACCGAGCATAAAAAATGCTGCTGCACCGCCACCAATCAAAACCAGTACAATCGCGATAATAATAATCAGTTTCTTTTTCTTCCCCGGACTTTCCATCTCGAGTTCTTTTTCGTCTGCCATGTTCCCTGCCTTTAAAGAGTATTTCTATCTATTGTTGAACTATACCCGCTCCATTTCAAGAGGCAATTTCAGTGTAAAGCTAAGAAATCGAATCAAGTAGTACAGCGCTAATTAATACCAATCCTATTAATTAAGTGAGTATTTGAAGACGGCCTAAATATCCAATAGCTACGTTGCTTTCAATCCCAATAGCTCGCTATTACTCAATCAAGCGCCTTGTTATTAAACATTTACTCACGCTAAAAATAGATCACTAATTTAATGAGATTGGTATAATATTTAATATGTCACTTAATCAAAGAGTTTTGCGATTATACCTATTGTATTAGCGAATACATCACATAGCGAGAATTAAGCATAGTAATCAACACCAGTTGATGATGCTTTGAACATATTTAATGCTGAACCATTATTATCGCTAGGCATTTCTTCTGCCGAATTACCTTGCTGCCCACCACCGGCTTGGTTGCCAAAGTCACTATTATTTTGATCCTTCGCTTCACGTTGCTCAATATTAGCATCGCCAACATCAACACCACTTTCTGCGAGCATATCACGCAATTTACCCATATTTTGCTCTAGAGCTTCTTTTGCTTGCTGATTTTGTACAATAAATTGCACGGCGGCTTGCT is from Colwellia sp. Arc7-635 and encodes:
- the fliL gene encoding flagellar basal body-associated protein FliL — encoded protein: MADEKELEMESPGKKKKLIIIIAIVLVLIGGGAAAFFMLGGEDEVSQAELDAALDSGTDSEMAATSEPNAELGSALYVPMPRPFRFNVPGAARDRFVEIRVQLLVRGSDNEEAAKKHVPLIESTLLAVFSQSNADDLATSAGKTSLKQKSLSEVHKMMTEVEGSKIVEKVLFTGFVMQ